One Gimesia aquarii DNA segment encodes these proteins:
- a CDS encoding VOC family protein, with protein sequence MKVHGVLETAIYVDDLQVAADFYQRLFDFEVMAEDRRFCALNAGDRSVFLIFKRGASHTAAHLEGGIIPPHDGAGPVHFAFAIDKDDLPNWEQRLVDAGVEIESRVNWPRGGESIYFRDPDNHVVELATPGIWPIF encoded by the coding sequence TTGAAAGTACACGGCGTTCTGGAAACAGCAATTTATGTCGATGATCTACAAGTCGCTGCCGACTTTTATCAGCGATTATTCGATTTTGAAGTGATGGCGGAAGATCGCCGGTTTTGTGCCTTGAATGCGGGTGACCGCAGTGTATTTCTGATCTTTAAACGCGGTGCCAGTCATACCGCAGCCCATCTGGAAGGGGGAATCATTCCCCCTCACGATGGCGCTGGTCCCGTGCATTTTGCCTTCGCCATTGATAAAGACGATTTACCAAACTGGGAACAACGTCTCGTTGACGCCGGCGTCGAAATCGAAAGCCGCGTCAACTGGCCCCGCGGCGGCGAAAGCATCTACTTCCGCGATCCCGATAATCATGTCGTCGAACTGGCCACCCCCGGCATCTGGCCGATTTTTTAA
- a CDS encoding helix-turn-helix domain-containing protein yields the protein MKICITLDVMLAKRKVTSRDLARYVGITEQNLSLLKSGKVKGIRFGTLEKICEFLNCQPGDILQFETSEQRKVA from the coding sequence ATGAAAATTTGCATTACTTTGGATGTCATGCTGGCCAAACGCAAAGTCACCTCCCGCGATCTGGCACGTTATGTGGGAATTACCGAGCAAAATCTTTCTCTGCTGAAATCAGGAAAGGTGAAGGGAATTCGTTTTGGTACTCTGGAAAAGATTTGTGAGTTCCTGAATTGCCAGCCAGGTGATATACTACAATTCGAAACGAGTGAACAAAGAAAGGTAGCTTGA
- a CDS encoding DUF2975 domain-containing protein — protein MTSKDRTSTICQVLYYFSVLSLYVVPLMLLGVWFYADQLVAGNGMIPDSMIQHPLPVTTKTFLVLLTAIMISPAYWGLFSLRRFLAACSTEDYLTLQNSRDLKRFAFGLMGTALISPITGAVLSVILTLHRPAGQKMLAINISSNQIILVAIGGLLFILANLLKRASLIADENAQIV, from the coding sequence ATGACTTCAAAAGATCGAACCAGTACCATTTGTCAGGTGCTTTACTATTTCAGCGTTTTGTCACTCTACGTAGTTCCCTTAATGCTCCTGGGAGTCTGGTTTTATGCCGATCAACTCGTGGCCGGAAATGGAATGATTCCCGACTCGATGATTCAGCACCCGTTACCCGTGACCACAAAAACGTTTCTGGTCCTGTTAACAGCGATTATGATTTCCCCCGCTTACTGGGGCCTCTTCTCGCTGCGTCGCTTTTTAGCGGCCTGTAGTACAGAAGACTATCTAACGCTGCAAAACAGCCGTGATCTCAAACGATTTGCGTTTGGCTTGATGGGAACCGCCCTGATCTCACCCATCACCGGAGCCGTATTAAGCGTGATTCTGACCTTGCACAGACCCGCCGGCCAGAAAATGTTAGCCATCAATATCAGTTCGAATCAGATCATTTTAGTCGCCATTGGCGGCTTATTATTCATCCTCGCCAATTTACTCAAGCGGGCCAGTCTGATCGCCGATGAAAACGCGCAAATTGTTTAG
- a CDS encoding sulfatase-like hydrolase/transferase has protein sequence MSDRIFNPATILVLFSIVLVLNHGMSSSLEAAERQPGDRPNLIVIMVDDMGYAGVSCFGNPYFKTAEIDRLASEGLKLTDFHSSGTVCSPTRAGLLTGRYQQRAGIEAVIHPVSNHPEHRKGLRKVENTFAEQLKQVGYRTGLIGKWHQGYPHNTSEFHPDNHGFDTFIGYHSGNIDFISHVGDHVKHDWWHGRTETRETGYSTHLINQYALQFIKENRGQPFCLYVAHEAIHNPVQVPGDPVRRSEAEGWKRWKPANKAERIEKYKGMTLPIDVGIGQIRQTLVDLGLDQNTFVLFFSDNGPSRDFPSGSPQWRGGKGSVYEGGHRVPAIAWWPGKIKAGTSSNTPAISIDVMPTLLSLAKVKVPEERPLDGVDLSPVLLKQQPVAKRPLFWASLSNNGRRSEAMRHGPWKLVVQHPKAKPGTFENEKIELYRLDLDPGEQKNRVKQEPEQAAAMLKQLKDWYQDTQSTATPQPGGWLSKGT, from the coding sequence ATGTCTGATCGTATATTTAATCCTGCAACGATTCTGGTACTGTTTTCGATCGTCTTAGTCTTAAACCATGGCATGTCGTCTTCGCTGGAAGCAGCAGAGCGACAGCCCGGAGATCGCCCGAATTTAATCGTGATCATGGTGGATGACATGGGCTATGCCGGCGTCAGTTGTTTTGGAAATCCCTACTTCAAGACTGCGGAAATTGATCGACTGGCAAGCGAAGGACTAAAGCTGACCGACTTCCATTCTTCGGGTACCGTTTGCTCACCCACTCGCGCGGGATTATTGACGGGCCGCTATCAACAGCGGGCGGGAATTGAAGCCGTCATTCATCCGGTCAGTAATCATCCTGAACATCGCAAAGGCTTGCGAAAAGTTGAAAACACATTTGCCGAACAATTGAAACAGGTCGGCTACCGAACAGGTTTAATTGGTAAATGGCACCAGGGGTATCCTCATAACACATCCGAGTTTCATCCGGATAATCACGGCTTTGATACCTTCATCGGATACCATAGCGGGAACATCGATTTCATCAGCCATGTCGGCGATCATGTCAAGCACGACTGGTGGCACGGACGAACTGAAACACGTGAAACCGGTTATTCGACACATTTGATTAATCAGTATGCCCTCCAATTCATCAAGGAAAATCGAGGGCAACCCTTCTGTCTGTATGTCGCGCATGAAGCCATTCACAATCCAGTTCAAGTCCCCGGCGACCCTGTCCGACGTAGCGAAGCAGAGGGATGGAAACGTTGGAAACCAGCCAACAAAGCAGAACGAATTGAAAAGTACAAAGGCATGACACTTCCCATCGACGTGGGTATCGGGCAGATTCGCCAAACGCTTGTGGACTTGGGACTCGATCAAAACACGTTCGTTTTATTCTTCTCTGACAACGGTCCGTCACGAGACTTTCCCAGCGGTAGCCCCCAATGGCGAGGGGGTAAAGGATCGGTCTACGAAGGTGGACATCGTGTGCCAGCCATTGCCTGGTGGCCCGGGAAAATCAAAGCAGGGACGTCTTCCAATACACCCGCCATCAGTATTGATGTGATGCCTACTCTGCTCTCATTGGCAAAAGTGAAAGTGCCAGAGGAACGTCCTTTGGACGGAGTTGATCTCTCACCTGTCTTATTGAAACAACAGCCTGTTGCCAAACGCCCCCTGTTCTGGGCTTCGCTTTCCAATAATGGGAGACGATCCGAGGCGATGCGTCATGGTCCGTGGAAACTGGTAGTCCAGCATCCCAAAGCAAAACCGGGGACGTTTGAAAACGAAAAGATCGAACTCTATCGGCTCGACCTGGATCCAGGCGAACAAAAAAATCGGGTTAAGCAAGAACCAGAACAGGCAGCCGCGATGCTGAAACAATTGAAAGACTGGTACCAGGACACACAGTCGACTGCAACCCCACAACCGGGAGGCTGGCTCTCAAAAGGAACTTAA
- a CDS encoding WD40 repeat domain-containing protein, translating into MIKFECETCFQEYKVRDDRAGQVLKCKSCGSKMRVPAGDDDFEDDLYEDFEEPVRPTRKKKPTSTSKKKNSNNSNNPITIIAGVCAFGIAFFVAYTFVGGLFGDKNNDEAAQHELVNISQELKQLRAKMKEYSEAVKKATTNEERKPILNKMKTTLARIKELRAKQKASIAANGETRSSDKVANKNSSSTSQEWVSLIDHPRTIPKWPEVSQISIDLDHSTNGRIHPHSVSPYMGQWYDVNRATHLDVWNLVTEKKVNELSIDIKRSSISYKGKAKLSEDGKYLLLAFQNYKELIPRLECWDVMNDKLKAEWDAGPKGSTIEEYNICSPTRAISKTNEKVDGKFHAFLKLWDLTTGKLIKEREIESLHLINSSYKISPGGKYLIAHSYSDLYVYDLGSLDLIYETKLKDFLNSDEDYYNIADLDFSADGKELGLLVSGSNSTTIWIVELSSGKSNKGIQISGSLSQALREPGYVGPDFVWNPDGAGWLLYGAWYVDRQRKQLIWTLKPVPNVTIRDEVFLTPNYLIASTATAIKDENGRYIKNREPKLVAVPIPEQKISDSLSAYESKSDAILGAGQEISINVNIGELKFGNADEVKSILTDVMQKRLEADGFKIMPDQPLIFKLEYQEQDGNKLQITKRTRPTRENLTGRAATGKSLQSTAAAFKLSWVERKSNVTRWSKEALVNPRFLILRDATAEEARTKMFEGLQNRLMAEAIPYFIPKDENLSMLPVEIKLPE; encoded by the coding sequence ATGATCAAATTCGAATGCGAAACGTGTTTTCAGGAATATAAAGTACGCGATGACCGAGCCGGACAGGTACTAAAATGTAAGTCGTGCGGTTCCAAAATGCGTGTGCCTGCGGGAGATGACGATTTCGAAGACGATTTGTATGAAGACTTCGAAGAACCGGTTCGTCCTACACGTAAAAAGAAACCGACCAGCACATCAAAAAAGAAAAATTCGAATAACTCGAATAATCCGATCACGATCATAGCAGGCGTGTGTGCGTTTGGGATTGCTTTCTTTGTTGCTTATACATTCGTCGGTGGCCTGTTTGGTGACAAAAATAATGATGAAGCTGCTCAGCATGAATTAGTCAACATAAGCCAGGAATTGAAACAACTAAGAGCAAAAATGAAGGAGTATTCAGAAGCGGTCAAGAAGGCGACTACGAATGAGGAAAGAAAGCCGATTCTGAACAAAATGAAAACAACTCTCGCACGTATTAAGGAGTTGAGAGCGAAACAGAAAGCGTCAATTGCTGCGAACGGCGAAACGCGATCTTCTGACAAGGTTGCAAACAAAAACAGTAGTTCTACCAGTCAAGAATGGGTCTCACTGATTGATCATCCTCGCACTATCCCCAAATGGCCAGAGGTGTCGCAGATATCAATCGATTTGGATCACAGTACTAATGGTCGAATTCATCCGCACTCAGTCAGTCCTTATATGGGACAGTGGTACGATGTCAATCGTGCAACTCATCTTGATGTCTGGAATCTGGTAACAGAAAAAAAAGTAAACGAGTTGTCAATTGATATTAAACGAAGTTCGATTTCTTACAAAGGAAAAGCCAAGTTAAGTGAAGATGGAAAATATCTCTTACTGGCATTTCAGAATTACAAAGAACTTATCCCAAGACTGGAATGTTGGGATGTGATGAATGACAAGTTAAAAGCTGAGTGGGATGCTGGCCCTAAAGGTTCTACAATCGAAGAATATAACATTTGTAGCCCCACACGCGCTATTTCAAAAACGAATGAAAAGGTCGATGGAAAATTTCACGCGTTTCTAAAACTTTGGGATCTTACTACAGGAAAATTGATAAAAGAAAGAGAGATTGAATCACTTCATCTCATTAATTCGAGTTATAAAATTAGTCCGGGTGGCAAATACCTGATTGCACATTCATACTCAGATTTATATGTATATGATTTGGGCTCACTCGACTTAATTTACGAGACTAAATTAAAGGATTTTCTGAACTCTGATGAAGACTATTACAATATTGCTGATCTCGATTTTTCTGCAGATGGTAAAGAACTAGGCTTGCTTGTGTCCGGTTCAAATTCGACGACAATCTGGATTGTCGAATTGAGTTCTGGAAAATCAAACAAAGGAATTCAAATTTCAGGAAGTTTGAGCCAAGCTTTGCGCGAACCTGGGTATGTGGGGCCTGATTTTGTCTGGAATCCCGATGGTGCTGGATGGCTACTTTATGGGGCTTGGTATGTGGATCGTCAACGAAAACAATTAATCTGGACTCTTAAGCCCGTTCCTAATGTAACCATACGAGATGAAGTATTTCTGACACCAAATTATTTGATAGCGTCGACTGCAACTGCAATTAAAGACGAAAATGGACGCTACATTAAAAATCGAGAGCCGAAGCTCGTTGCCGTTCCGATTCCTGAGCAGAAAATTTCAGACAGTCTCTCCGCTTATGAAAGTAAAAGCGATGCTATCTTGGGAGCGGGGCAGGAAATCAGCATTAATGTCAACATTGGTGAGTTAAAATTTGGTAATGCTGATGAAGTAAAATCGATATTAACTGATGTGATGCAAAAACGATTAGAGGCAGATGGTTTCAAAATTATGCCAGATCAGCCTCTAATTTTCAAACTCGAATATCAGGAACAAGATGGGAACAAACTTCAGATTACTAAGCGTACTAGACCGACTCGAGAAAATCTGACGGGACGGGCAGCGACTGGTAAATCTCTTCAATCAACGGCAGCCGCATTCAAACTGTCATGGGTGGAAAGAAAATCTAATGTGACGCGCTGGTCCAAAGAAGCTCTCGTCAACCCTCGCTTCTTGATCTTGCGGGATGCGACGGCTGAAGAAGCGCGGACCAAGATGTTTGAAGGCTTGCAAAACAGGTTGATGGCCGAAGCCATTCCGTATTTTATTCCTAAAGACGAAAATCTTTCCATGCTCCCTGTTGAAATTAAATTACCAGAGTGA
- a CDS encoding calcineurin-like phosphoesterase C-terminal domain-containing protein — MRLRPLLKLLLSLLFITSYHESGQADTKKDGQQTATGYVFYDANHNRKRDAGEQVLPCVRVSNGRDIVCTDENGQYQLPVTDDTILFVIKPQGWRTPLSKNLTPEFYYIHKPNGSPKSKYAGVKPTGPLPASVDFPLYPQKEPAQFRALFFGDPQPRNQKEIDYIAHDVLEELVGTDASFGVTLGDILFDDLSLFESQARGIALLGIPWYNVIGNHDINYDAPNDKLSDETFERAFGPAYYSFDYGQVHFLVLDDIEWIVPEKGKKGKYQGGLGKEQMEFIKNDLKQIPEDQLVVLMMHIPLVDVKDRQQLYRLIEKRPFCMSISGHTHHHEHRFITKADGWRGPKPHHHVINVTVSGSWWSGAPDERGIPHTMMADGAPNGYSIISFDGKDYNVDFRAAGRPDDYQMNIIAPEEVATDQLAKTDIYVNVFNGSEKSKVEMLIGNSGTWIPMQHKVGIDPSFKKLSETEKSIKDKKWRDLPKPKKSTHLWHAKLPEGVKPGTHLLRVRTVEMDGDKHQSGRVIRVIPAKQAQKTASTEK; from the coding sequence ATGCGTCTACGACCATTACTGAAATTGCTTTTGAGCTTACTTTTTATCACTTCTTATCATGAGAGCGGGCAGGCGGATACAAAAAAGGACGGACAACAAACTGCAACCGGCTATGTATTTTATGATGCCAATCACAATCGGAAACGAGACGCGGGAGAACAGGTCTTACCTTGTGTTCGCGTTTCCAATGGTCGCGATATCGTGTGTACCGACGAAAATGGCCAATATCAACTTCCTGTCACTGATGATACGATTCTGTTCGTAATCAAGCCACAGGGCTGGCGGACTCCACTCAGTAAGAACCTGACGCCTGAGTTTTACTACATTCATAAACCAAACGGATCGCCCAAATCGAAATACGCAGGTGTGAAGCCCACTGGCCCACTTCCCGCTTCGGTAGACTTCCCACTTTATCCTCAAAAAGAACCTGCTCAGTTTCGGGCGCTGTTCTTTGGAGATCCACAGCCACGGAACCAGAAGGAAATTGATTACATCGCGCATGACGTGCTGGAAGAGTTGGTAGGAACCGATGCGTCATTTGGAGTGACTCTGGGTGATATTTTATTTGACGACCTTTCCCTGTTTGAATCCCAGGCACGAGGTATCGCTCTGTTGGGAATTCCCTGGTACAACGTCATTGGCAATCATGATATCAACTACGATGCGCCCAATGATAAGTTGAGTGATGAAACATTTGAACGTGCATTTGGGCCCGCTTATTACTCGTTCGACTATGGACAAGTACATTTTCTGGTACTCGATGATATTGAATGGATTGTTCCTGAAAAGGGAAAGAAAGGAAAATATCAAGGCGGTCTTGGTAAAGAACAAATGGAGTTTATCAAGAACGATTTGAAACAGATTCCCGAAGATCAACTCGTTGTGTTAATGATGCACATTCCCCTGGTGGATGTAAAAGATCGACAGCAACTCTATCGGTTAATTGAAAAACGTCCCTTCTGCATGTCCATTTCCGGGCACACACATCATCATGAACATCGCTTTATTACAAAAGCCGATGGTTGGCGGGGCCCCAAACCACATCATCATGTCATCAATGTCACGGTCAGTGGTAGCTGGTGGTCTGGTGCACCTGATGAGCGAGGAATTCCCCATACGATGATGGCCGATGGCGCCCCCAATGGTTATTCCATTATCAGTTTCGACGGCAAAGATTATAACGTTGATTTCCGCGCTGCAGGTCGGCCGGATGACTATCAGATGAATATTATAGCTCCCGAAGAGGTTGCGACAGATCAGTTGGCGAAGACTGATATCTATGTAAATGTCTTCAATGGATCTGAAAAATCAAAAGTGGAAATGCTGATTGGAAATAGTGGCACCTGGATTCCGATGCAGCACAAAGTGGGAATTGATCCCAGCTTCAAAAAATTGTCTGAAACAGAGAAATCGATTAAAGACAAAAAATGGCGTGATTTACCCAAGCCCAAAAAATCAACTCATCTCTGGCACGCTAAGTTACCTGAAGGAGTAAAACCGGGGACCCATCTGCTGCGAGTTCGTACGGTCGAAATGGATGGCGATAAACATCAAAGCGGTCGGGTGATTCGCGTAATTCCCGCCAAACAGGCACAGAAGACTGCCTCGACGGAAAAATAA
- a CDS encoding DUF1559 domain-containing protein: MLLHFSRIAGARINKSVHRRGFTLIELLVVIAIIAILIALLLPAVQQAREAARRSSCKNNLKQLGLALQNYHDTHRVFPPGGIIGPCGGNPPTNLTGIQECSGGQSLGGNWLLFILPQMEQGALWDTAAPGLSARDPLDLMNNIFGHFSPVAYRCPSHPWDRRSNVAFRSIEHMSRGNYAANYGSGDLTASYVQATAGVFTINSSTSIRDITDGTTNTLLVGEVNYINDVTADARGAWVYSGMGGSAFSAGRNPNSVTADILARCTNTTEMPCTEANDGTQIAAMRSQHTGGAQVCLADGSCRFISENISQTILEALGTRAGREVIGDW, encoded by the coding sequence ATGCTTCTTCACTTTTCGCGCATCGCCGGTGCGCGTATCAACAAATCCGTACATCGTCGCGGTTTTACATTAATTGAATTACTGGTCGTCATTGCGATTATCGCAATTCTGATAGCTTTACTACTTCCCGCTGTCCAACAGGCACGTGAAGCCGCTCGCCGCAGTAGCTGCAAAAATAATCTGAAGCAGCTTGGTTTGGCACTCCAAAATTATCATGATACACATCGCGTATTTCCTCCAGGTGGAATTATTGGTCCCTGTGGAGGAAACCCTCCGACGAACCTTACAGGTATCCAGGAATGTAGTGGTGGGCAAAGTCTGGGGGGCAACTGGTTGTTATTCATTTTACCTCAAATGGAACAAGGGGCACTTTGGGATACAGCTGCTCCTGGCTTAAGTGCCAGAGATCCGTTGGATTTGATGAATAACATTTTTGGTCATTTCTCTCCCGTTGCTTATCGATGCCCCAGCCACCCCTGGGATCGTCGTAGCAATGTTGCTTTCCGTTCCATCGAACATATGTCTCGTGGTAATTACGCAGCAAACTATGGTTCTGGTGATTTAACAGCTTCTTATGTCCAGGCAACAGCGGGCGTATTTACCATTAACTCTTCCACGAGTATCAGAGATATCACAGATGGGACGACGAACACGTTGCTGGTAGGTGAAGTGAACTACATCAATGATGTCACCGCCGATGCGCGAGGCGCCTGGGTTTATTCGGGAATGGGTGGCTCTGCTTTCAGTGCGGGCCGAAACCCTAATAGTGTCACTGCCGATATTCTGGCGAGGTGTACCAACACCACAGAAATGCCTTGTACTGAAGCGAACGATGGAACTCAGATCGCAGCGATGCGAAGTCAGCATACCGGAGGCGCGCAAGTCTGTCTCGCCGATGGTTCCTGTCGATTCATTTCGGAAAATATCAGTCAGACGATTTTGGAGGCACTGGGAACACGTGCCGGTCGTGAAGTGATTGGGGATTGGTAA
- a CDS encoding endonuclease/exonuclease/phosphatase family protein: MPKHRLINLNIIFHTVLCSVFSILCISSFDVYGAEQTDTLRILCYNIHYGQGNDGKYDVERLAKAIKRTKPDLVALQEVDVGVKRSGRVHEAQRLAELTGMAVRFGPTQHYEGGLFGNAVLTRFPILNVVIQPLPYTESTKERVTYPRGAIAVTVRGPNGKPLRFISTHFQHNVPEDRVAEAKAINKHFATNNEIPTILAGDMNATPNSEPIKILLKQWTNAIDKAAAPSAPATKPRSRIDYIFYRPASRFQMIKSEVIAEPMASDHLPVFAILKLQQD; this comes from the coding sequence ATGCCGAAACATCGTCTGATTAATCTCAACATTATTTTTCATACTGTATTATGTTCCGTGTTTTCAATCCTCTGCATCTCGTCATTCGACGTTTATGGTGCAGAGCAGACTGATACATTGCGGATTTTGTGTTACAACATTCACTATGGTCAGGGAAATGATGGGAAGTACGATGTAGAGCGACTGGCGAAAGCGATCAAACGTACCAAGCCGGATTTAGTCGCGTTGCAGGAAGTCGATGTGGGTGTCAAAAGGTCTGGTCGCGTTCATGAAGCACAACGGCTGGCTGAACTCACAGGTATGGCGGTACGCTTTGGTCCCACACAACATTATGAAGGGGGGCTGTTTGGAAACGCCGTACTGACACGGTTCCCGATTCTGAATGTGGTAATTCAACCATTGCCTTATACCGAAAGTACCAAGGAACGCGTGACTTACCCACGAGGCGCCATTGCCGTTACCGTGCGCGGCCCCAATGGAAAACCGTTGCGGTTTATTAGTACACACTTTCAACACAATGTGCCTGAAGATCGAGTTGCAGAAGCAAAAGCAATCAACAAGCATTTTGCTACCAATAATGAGATCCCCACCATTCTGGCCGGCGATATGAACGCCACACCAAACTCGGAACCGATCAAAATCTTGCTGAAGCAGTGGACCAATGCCATTGACAAAGCTGCCGCACCGAGCGCTCCCGCAACCAAACCCAGATCTCGTATTGATTATATCTTCTACCGGCCAGCATCCCGATTCCAAATGATCAAATCGGAGGTCATTGCCGAGCCAATGGCGTCAGATCATTTACCCGTCTTTGCCATTTTGAAATTACAGCAAGACTGA
- a CDS encoding c-type cytochrome produces MRIMTWITLICLLLLSGSSNLAVSAESAATPVSSIRVQPGFQVELLRSASKDENSWISMTFDDRARLILGLDDVGVGRLTLNHDPSKVKFEKIENTFKHCRGVLYAHNSLYVSVTNGKGFYRLQDTTGDDQFDQKTLLKKLDYRSRFGHGCNQIVLGPDNMIYIVVGNDVSFPEGASPNSPYRDPRNDHLLPNPHDAGQDNRVGYILRTDADGKRWDVLAGGFRNQVDLAFNEEGEMFTYDADMEWDVGQPWYRPTRVNHVVSGGEYGWRWGTGKWPDYFADSLPTTLDTALGSPTGMIFGTKSNFPARFKNALFIADWQNGRILLVDLIPSGASYTCKYEVFLEGGPLNVCDMQFGPDGALYFITGGRGSQSGLYRVTPRSNQKSLSAAPPISNQVKAHSRAARKLRRELEVFHVQQNANIDDLWKHLKSEDRWLRFAARCAIENQDVSQWRKRALAESQPTAAIDGLIALCRQGDSTDRDGVLGALNRIDLKKLKQSQLLGLLRAYQLCFIRLRRPDTRQATAVNHRLSSLYPHPTSSVNHLLGELLVYLQDTDIVAKSISLLSDTSTQEEQIRAARTLTFAKQGWNEDRQRHFLKWLGHARTFSGGKQITERIRDIRTDFIAILSEQERQKFSKEIAALDKPLVELETVPARPVVQEWSFSDLEPHLTSVASNRSYKSARQALLAANCLKCHRIGSTGAQIGPDLTNVGKRFDARAILESIIAPSKVMDPKYLYTVYVLTNGKVVTGRPVGVSRTTITVETDPLKQTTVPVLRKDIEEAVLSKTSPMPANLINVLTQEEILDLLAYLKSGGNPEATAFQSQK; encoded by the coding sequence ATGAGAATCATGACTTGGATCACTCTGATTTGTCTGTTGCTGCTTTCCGGATCCTCCAATTTAGCTGTCTCTGCGGAGTCGGCTGCGACTCCCGTTAGTTCGATTCGTGTTCAGCCAGGATTTCAGGTGGAACTGTTGCGTTCTGCCAGTAAGGATGAAAACTCCTGGATCAGTATGACCTTTGATGACCGGGCACGTCTGATCCTGGGACTCGACGATGTAGGAGTGGGGCGACTCACACTCAATCACGATCCGTCTAAAGTAAAATTCGAAAAGATTGAAAACACGTTCAAACACTGTCGCGGAGTGCTGTATGCGCACAACAGCCTGTATGTCAGCGTTACCAATGGCAAAGGATTTTATCGTTTACAGGACACGACAGGCGATGATCAATTTGATCAAAAAACTCTGTTAAAAAAACTGGACTATCGCAGCCGCTTCGGTCATGGCTGTAACCAGATCGTGCTCGGCCCCGATAACATGATTTATATCGTTGTCGGAAATGATGTCTCCTTCCCGGAGGGAGCGTCGCCAAATTCACCTTATCGCGATCCCCGCAATGACCACTTGCTGCCCAACCCCCATGATGCCGGTCAGGACAATCGTGTCGGCTATATTTTACGAACCGATGCTGACGGGAAACGCTGGGATGTTTTAGCAGGCGGATTTCGCAATCAGGTTGATCTGGCTTTCAACGAGGAAGGAGAGATGTTTACCTACGATGCCGACATGGAATGGGACGTCGGTCAGCCCTGGTATCGACCGACTCGTGTCAACCATGTTGTGTCAGGTGGTGAATATGGTTGGCGTTGGGGAACCGGGAAATGGCCAGACTATTTTGCCGACAGTCTCCCCACGACGCTGGATACTGCCTTGGGCTCACCGACGGGAATGATTTTTGGAACGAAAAGCAATTTTCCCGCTCGATTTAAAAATGCTCTGTTTATTGCTGACTGGCAAAATGGTCGTATACTGCTGGTCGATCTGATTCCCTCGGGAGCAAGTTATACCTGCAAATATGAAGTTTTTCTGGAAGGGGGGCCGCTCAATGTGTGTGACATGCAATTTGGTCCCGATGGTGCGTTGTATTTCATTACTGGGGGACGTGGTTCCCAATCGGGCTTATATCGCGTTACGCCCAGGTCGAATCAAAAGAGTCTATCAGCGGCACCTCCAATCAGCAATCAGGTCAAAGCACACTCACGGGCTGCGCGAAAGTTAAGACGGGAACTGGAAGTGTTTCATGTTCAACAGAATGCGAACATTGATGATCTCTGGAAGCATCTCAAGAGTGAAGATCGCTGGCTCCGTTTTGCTGCCCGGTGTGCGATTGAAAACCAGGATGTTTCCCAATGGCGCAAACGGGCTCTGGCAGAGTCACAGCCTACTGCTGCCATTGACGGTCTGATCGCTTTGTGTCGGCAAGGTGATTCAACCGACCGTGACGGTGTTCTGGGAGCGCTCAATCGAATCGATTTGAAAAAGTTGAAACAATCACAATTGCTTGGTTTGCTGCGTGCCTACCAACTCTGTTTTATCAGACTGAGACGACCTGATACCAGACAAGCGACCGCTGTTAATCACCGACTGAGTTCCCTTTATCCTCATCCCACTAGTAGTGTGAACCACCTGCTTGGGGAATTACTTGTATATTTACAAGATACGGACATTGTTGCTAAATCGATCAGCTTATTATCAGATACTTCGACGCAGGAAGAACAGATACGCGCAGCACGAACGCTGACCTTTGCGAAACAGGGCTGGAATGAAGATCGACAACGTCATTTTCTTAAGTGGTTGGGACACGCGCGTACCTTCAGCGGGGGTAAACAGATCACCGAACGAATTCGCGATATTCGAACTGACTTCATCGCAATCTTAAGTGAACAGGAACGTCAAAAATTCAGTAAAGAAATCGCTGCACTTGATAAACCGTTGGTTGAACTGGAAACGGTGCCAGCGCGGCCTGTAGTGCAGGAGTGGAGCTTCAGCGATCTCGAACCTCATCTCACTTCTGTCGCATCGAACCGATCCTATAAAAGTGCACGACAGGCATTATTAGCGGCCAATTGTCTCAAGTGTCATCGTATCGGTTCCACGGGCGCACAGATTGGCCCTGATCTGACCAACGTCGGTAAGCGTTTTGATGCTCGTGCGATTCTGGAATCAATCATTGCTCCTTCCAAAGTCATGGACCCCAAATACCTTTATACCGTTTATGTGCTGACCAATGGTAAAGTGGTGACCGGGAGGCCTGTCGGAGTCAGCCGCACCACAATTACAGTGGAAACTGATCCCTTAAAACAAACAACAGTTCCCGTGCTTCGCAAAGACATTGAAGAGGCGGTGCTCTCGAAAACATCACCGATGCCTGCCAATCTGATCAATGTGCTTACACAAGAAGAAATTCTTGATCTGCTGGCTTATCTCAAATCCGGCGGCAACCCGGAAGCGACTGCCTTTCAGAGTCAGAAATGA